Part of the Amycolatopsis sp. 195334CR genome is shown below.
GTGCACCGCCCGCCGCGGGTCACCGGGCTGCTGTTCGCCGGCGGCCTGGTCGCCGCGATCGGCTTCCAGTTGCTGCGGCCCGATCCGGACGCGCCCGCGTACCTGATGCTGGCCTTCGGCCTGGTGGTGCAGAGCGCGGTGGTCGGCTGGGGCCTGGCCATCCACCACCGGCGGAACCTGCTGGTCTCGTTGCAGGAACGGGCGGTCCGCGCGGCGCGGGAGGAGATCGCCCGCGAGATGCACGACGTGCTCGGCCACCGGCTTTCGCTGCTCAGCGTGCACGCGGGCGCGCTGGAGTACCGGCCGGACGCGCCCGCCGAGGAGATCGCGCGGGCGGCCAAGGTGATCCGGGAAAGCTCGCACCAGGCGCTGCAGGACCTGCGCGAGGTGATCGGCGTGCTGCGCGCGCCGGTGGATGAGCGACCACAGCCGGGGGTCGGCGACCTGACCGCGCTGGTGGACGAATCGCGGCTCGCGGGCATGCGCGTCGAGTTCAGCCGGGAACTCACCGGCGAGCCGCCGGACACGCTCGGCCGGGCCGCCTACCGGATCGTCCAGGAGAGCCTGACCAACGCGCGCAAGCACGCGCCCGGCGCGGTCGTCGAGATCGAAGTGGACGGTGCGCCCGGCGACGGCCTGCGCGTCGAGGTGCGCAACGCGTCGACGGGCGGGCCGGTCGGGGACGGCCAGGGGCTCATCGGCCTGACCGAACGCGCGGCGCTGGCCGGCGGGCGGCTCAGCCACGGACCGGACGCCGCCGGTGACTGGCGGGTCTCGGCCTGGCTACCGTGGCCGCCGTGATCCGGGTTCTGCTCGTCGACGACGATCCGCTGGTGCGCGCCGGGCTGCGCCTGATGCTCGGCGGTGCCGAAGACCTGGCCGTGGTGGCCGAAGCCGGGGACGGCACCGAGGTGCTCCAGTTGGTCGAGGCGCACCGGCCCGACGTCGTGCTGATGGACATCCGGATGCCCGCGATGGACGGGCTCACCGCCACCGAGGCGCTGCGCGCCCGGCCGTCGGCGCCGGAGGTGCTGGTGCTGACCACCTTCGACGCCGATCACCACGTGCTGCGTGCGTTGCGGGCCGGGGCCGCCGGATTCCTGCTCAAGGACACCCCGCCGGGCGAGATCGTGGCCGCGGTCCGCCAGGTGGCGCGGGGCCACCCGGTGCTGTCGCCGACGGTGACCCGGCGCCTGATGGACCGGGTCGCCGAGTCCGATGTGGACCGTCGCCGGGCCGGGGCGGTGAAGCGGCTGGCCCGGTTGAACGAGCGCGAGCGCGAGGTCGCCGTCGAGGTCGGGCGCGGCCGGTCCAACGCGGAGATCAGCGGGACGCTGCACCTCGGCGTGTCCACGGTGAAAACGCACGTCTCGGCGATCCTGACCAAGCTCGACCTGAACAACCGCGTGCAGATCGCGCTGCTGGTGCACGACGCCGGCCTGCTCTAACGGTCGAGGGCCGCCACGATTTCGGTGACCACGGCCTTCCAGTGCGTCCGCTGCTGCTCGCGCTCGGTCGCGTCGGCCAGTCGTTCCTGGTGCACGCCGAGCCGCGCGCGGCCCTCACCGGCGGAGGTCACCGTGAGCTGGAGTGTGGTGTTGTGTGTCCAGCCTGACGGCCGCCAGGTGAGCCGGAGGCGGTCGAGTTCGCGGAAGCTGCGCACCTCGCCCTGGACCCCGGCCTCGGTCTCGTACTCGGTCCCGCGCGCGATCGTGACGCCCTCGCCGAGCCAGATCGCCACGCCCTCCGGTGAGGTGATGAAGTCCCACACCACGGCGACCGGGTGGTCCACCGTCTTCGACACGCCGATCTGCCAGCCCGCGTCGCGCGTGCGCCCGACCGGGCTCATCGGGTCACCGCCGCGACCGCGCTGACCTCGAGCAACGCGCCGGGCACGGCCAGCCCGGCCACCCGCGTGACCACCACCGGCGGGGTGGCACCGGCCAGTTCGGCGGCCGCGACCGGATAGGCGGCGCCCAGGTCGACGCCGTCGGTCAGCATGATCGAGAGCATCACCAGATCCTGCACGGTGGCGCCGCCCGCGGCCAGCGCGGTGTGCAGGTTCCGCATGGTCTGCCGGGTCTGGGCGGCGGGGTCGTTCCCGCCGACGAGCTTGCCTTCGCCGTCGACGGCGTTCTGGCCGCCGACGTAGACGGTGGTCGCGCCGGGCGGCACCACGGCGACGTGGGTGAACGCGGGCGACCGGACGAGTCCCTCGGGACGGAGCAGCTGAGTCATGAACCCAGTCTGCGTCGCTACCCGGACAACTACTGTCAGGGTTTCCCGGCAGAATCTCCCTCCATGAGCACCACGAATCGGCGGCTCGAGACGCTCGCGCTGCTCCAGGCGCATCCCGGCATTTCCGCTCCGAAGCTCGCGGAGCGGCTCGGCGTCACCGAGCGGACCGCCCGCCGTGACGTCGCCCAGCTGCGCGAACTCGGTTACCGCATCGACGGGGAGGCGGGCCGGGACGGCGGTTACCGGCTGGCGTCCGGGCGCACCATGCCGCCGCTGCTGCTCGACGCCGACGAGGTCGCGGCCGTCGCGGTCGGCCTGCGCACGGCGATCGCCGTCGACGGGCTCGAAACCGCGGCGACCACGGCACTGGCCAAGCTGACCCAGGTGGTGCCGTCACGCTGGCGGGCCCGGCTCACCGCGCTCGCCGACGTTCAGGCGCAACCCGCGCACTCACGCCGCCGGGCCGGACGCGACGTACTCGTCCCGCTCGCCCTCGCCTGCCGGGCACACGAAGCCGTCCGCATCCGTCATTCCGGGAAACCCGTCGATGTGCAGCCACACCGCCTGGTCGCGTTGCGCAACAACTGGTACCTCGTCGCCTGCCCGCGCGAAGCCGACCGCTGGCGCACCTACGCGCTCGACCGCATCGAGCAGGTCCAGCCGCTGGGCACGCGGTACGCGGTCCCCGAACCACCCGAAGACCCCGGTGCGTTCGTCTCCGACGCGCTCGCGCACGGGCCGTGGCGCCATCGCGTCCGCGCGCGGGTGCACACCTCGCCCGACCTGGTCCACGAACTGGTCGACCCCAGCGTGGCCGCGGTCGTCGAGATCGACGACACCGAATGCGAGCTGCACTTCGGCACCGACGACCTCGACTGGGCGGCCCGCTGGCTCGCCTACCTCAACCTGGACCTGGACGTGCTCGAACCGGCCGAACTCACGGGACGGCTGCACGCGCTCGGCGAGTGGCTGCTCAGCGCAAGCGAGCCGAGGTCGTAGCCACCGCCGCCTGCGCCTCGGCACGGTCCACTTTGGTCGATTCGCCGTCGGCGACGACCTGCTCACCGGCCACCCACACCTCGCGCACGCGCCGCGAACCCGCGCCCCACACCAGGTTCGCCAGCAACTGCGAGTCCGGCACGTCGAGCCCGGTGGCGAACGCCGGGTCGTCCAGGTCGACGTGCACCAGATCCGCCCAGCGCCCGGCCTCCAGCGCGCCGATGTCCGAGCGGCCCAGCGCCTCGGCCCCACCGCGGGTGGCGAGCAGCAGCGCGTCCGCCGCGCTCAACGCGGTCGAATCCCCGGTCGCCAGCCGCGACATCATCGCCGAGAGCTGCACCTCTTCCCACAGGTCCAGGTCGTCGTTGCTGGCCGGGCCATCGGTGCCGAGGCCGACCGGCACCTTCGCCGCCCGCAGCTCGGCCAGCCGCGCGATGCCGGAGGCGAGCTTCGCGTTCGAACCCGGGCAGTGCGCCACCCCGACCCCGTGCCCGGCGAACAACGCGATGTCCTCATCGGACAGGTGGATCGCGTGCGCGGCGACCATCCTGGTGTCCAGCAGGCCCACCTTGGCCAGCAGCTTCGGCACCGAACCGTGCTCCGCGCGCTGCTTCTCGTCCTCGGCGCGGGCCTCGGCCACGTGGATCTGCACCAGCGCGTCGCGGTGCACGGCCGATTCGGCGGTCAGCCGCAGCGCCTCCTCGGGCAGCGTGTACGCCGAATGCGGGCCGTAGCTGATCTCGATGCGCTCACCGGGGCCGAAGCGCAGGCCGTCGGTGTCGATCCAGGCGTCGATCTCGGCCAGCTGCCCGCGCCAGTCCATCCCGGGCAGGTCCATGATCGGCGCGCCGATCGACACCCTGGCCCCGGTGGCCAGCACCGCGTCGGCCAGCTGGTCGCCGTGGAAGTACATCTCGGCGCTGGTGGTGACGCCGTGCCGGAGCATCTCGACCGAGCCCAGCAGCATGCCGGTGCGGATGTCCGCCGGGCGCAGCCGCGCCTCGGCCGGCCAGATGACCTCGCTGAGCCAGCGCAACAGCGGCAGGTCCGAGCCCATGCCGCGCAGCAGCACCATCGGGCTGTGCGCGTGCGTGTTGACCAGTCCGGGCAGCAGGATGCCGGTCAGCTCGGTGCGCGGCGCGTCGCTCTCCGGCGCGGTGGCGGCGGGGCCGCAGTGGGTGATCCGCCCGTCGTCGCCGACGTCGACCACCGCATCGCGCAGCACGGAACAGGCCGGATCGGACGGCAGGACGACGGGAGCGTGGAAACGACGGCGCATCGCGGGATTCTAGACGGTGGTTCAGTCGTCCATGAGACCGGAACGCCACGCCCAGGCGGCGGTCTCCACCCGGTTGCGCGCGCCGATCTTGCTCTGCACCGAAGCCAGGTGCGTTTTGACCGTGGACAGCGACAGGAACAGCTCGGTGCCGATCTCGGTGTTGGTCAACCCGCGGGCGGCCGCCTTCGTCACGTCGATTTCGCGCGCGGTCAGCGACTCCGACGGCGGATCGATCTGCTTCCGCGCCGGTTTGCTGTCGAAGTGCTTGAGCAGGCGGACGGTGATCTGCGGCGAGACCAGCGCGTCGCCGCG
Proteins encoded:
- a CDS encoding histidine kinase, with the translated sequence MSTPRSRRDWIVDSALFVLAAAFGLWLATARTQWWPMPEPAWLFVLDQIAGALGCAALWFRRRWPVRLAVVLIALSTFSELIAGAAMAALFTVAVHRPPRVTGLLFAGGLVAAIGFQLLRPDPDAPAYLMLAFGLVVQSAVVGWGLAIHHRRNLLVSLQERAVRAAREEIAREMHDVLGHRLSLLSVHAGALEYRPDAPAEEIARAAKVIRESSHQALQDLREVIGVLRAPVDERPQPGVGDLTALVDESRLAGMRVEFSRELTGEPPDTLGRAAYRIVQESLTNARKHAPGAVVEIEVDGAPGDGLRVEVRNASTGGPVGDGQGLIGLTERAALAGGRLSHGPDAAGDWRVSAWLPWPP
- a CDS encoding SRPBCC domain-containing protein codes for the protein MSPVGRTRDAGWQIGVSKTVDHPVAVVWDFITSPEGVAIWLGEGVTIARGTEYETEAGVQGEVRSFRELDRLRLTWRPSGWTHNTTLQLTVTSAGEGRARLGVHQERLADATEREQQRTHWKAVVTEIVAALDR
- a CDS encoding amidohydrolase family protein, with amino-acid sequence MRRRFHAPVVLPSDPACSVLRDAVVDVGDDGRITHCGPAATAPESDAPRTELTGILLPGLVNTHAHSPMVLLRGMGSDLPLLRWLSEVIWPAEARLRPADIRTGMLLGSVEMLRHGVTTSAEMYFHGDQLADAVLATGARVSIGAPIMDLPGMDWRGQLAEIDAWIDTDGLRFGPGERIEISYGPHSAYTLPEEALRLTAESAVHRDALVQIHVAEARAEDEKQRAEHGSVPKLLAKVGLLDTRMVAAHAIHLSDEDIALFAGHGVGVAHCPGSNAKLASGIARLAELRAAKVPVGLGTDGPASNDDLDLWEEVQLSAMMSRLATGDSTALSAADALLLATRGGAEALGRSDIGALEAGRWADLVHVDLDDPAFATGLDVPDSQLLANLVWGAGSRRVREVWVAGEQVVADGESTKVDRAEAQAAVATTSARLR
- a CDS encoding RidA family protein, coding for MTQLLRPEGLVRSPAFTHVAVVPPGATTVYVGGQNAVDGEGKLVGGNDPAAQTRQTMRNLHTALAAGGATVQDLVMLSIMLTDGVDLGAAYPVAAAELAGATPPVVVTRVAGLAVPGALLEVSAVAAVTR
- a CDS encoding YafY family protein is translated as MSTTNRRLETLALLQAHPGISAPKLAERLGVTERTARRDVAQLRELGYRIDGEAGRDGGYRLASGRTMPPLLLDADEVAAVAVGLRTAIAVDGLETAATTALAKLTQVVPSRWRARLTALADVQAQPAHSRRRAGRDVLVPLALACRAHEAVRIRHSGKPVDVQPHRLVALRNNWYLVACPREADRWRTYALDRIEQVQPLGTRYAVPEPPEDPGAFVSDALAHGPWRHRVRARVHTSPDLVHELVDPSVAAVVEIDDTECELHFGTDDLDWAARWLAYLNLDLDVLEPAELTGRLHALGEWLLSASEPRS
- a CDS encoding response regulator transcription factor, which gives rise to MAAVIRVLLVDDDPLVRAGLRLMLGGAEDLAVVAEAGDGTEVLQLVEAHRPDVVLMDIRMPAMDGLTATEALRARPSAPEVLVLTTFDADHHVLRALRAGAAGFLLKDTPPGEIVAAVRQVARGHPVLSPTVTRRLMDRVAESDVDRRRAGAVKRLARLNEREREVAVEVGRGRSNAEISGTLHLGVSTVKTHVSAILTKLDLNNRVQIALLVHDAGLL